ATCATTTATTAAAAGATCATTAGATATTCACAAAAATGCTAGACTCCTATGCAACCTTATCCTTATACGAACTTCAACTATAAGGAAAACTAGCAAACagttaggtggtgtttgttttttggccagaagtacttctggccacttatgtctgcgccgcgcagacgCGCGCAGATGTTTGAActctgcagcttgtttgtttttcgGAAGATCTGCAGACCAAAAACGTATGCCTCACCTCTTCCCCACGCAGACATGGCCTTAAGTCTGCGGACCTCTTCTCCTGCCCACAGACCTGcatcacctccaccaccacacatctccgccaccatctccgccaccacctccaccaccacgtctccgccaccacctccaccaccaccgccaccaaatCGAAcccaaagagagagagagagagcgagagagataccgtagagagagagaaagagattgaagaccggtggtggtggttgaacgACGAGAACCCCCAAATCAAACCCAGATCGGAgatcggtggtggtggttgaacccagaaaacccccaaatcgaaccAAACAAGCTGGTGAGATGGCGGagatcggtggtggtggtgcttgaaCCCAGATCGGAGGTGGTGCGGCGGCGGTGGTCTGTagattgtagagagagagtagagagagagtagagagagatcaGTGTGTGactgtgtgttgtgtgtgtgttttaaacCTTAGAAGatgttttatatataaaaaaacaaaccctcttctccttgcagactgcggACATTTGGTCCatctcttctcctgcagatgcctgcagatgtggtccgcagactgcagaccttttcacgcagaaaaaacaaacagcaccttaatgAATGTTTATAGGaggctttttttttttgaagttttttgtCCTCGGCttcttaaaaaaaaatatgaCACTAGATATTCACCTAGAAAACCAACTTCTTAAATATGCTAACATGATAAAACTaaaaaggagtctgggaccgacAAATTTCAATTGAGTTTGCTACTTTAATAGCAGACCCCCTAGAAACCAAAGCAAGTTCAAAAACTCATAGAAGCACTTATAATTTTTCTAAACCATTTAGATATCATTTTTTAAAAAGTAATCAAGTTAATCTGTGATGTTTAACATCTTCTTAGAGGACCCGGGGTGGGAACAAATTGTTCCGTGATGAAATGTATAACGCCGTGATACACGGCCGCCACTAGTGATGGTCACGCGTGGAAGAGTTAACGCGTTGTGGTGGTCACGCGTTGAAGTTCGGAACTTTGTGTATGGTGGGTTGTACTCTAGTGCTGAGGAGTTGTACATTGATGGTATAAATAAAAAAGGTTGTGAtaccatcactagtgataccaccccccctacatttctatcactagtgatagaatattggttgTGCACATGGCATGACTTGATTGGATAGTAGGagtgatagattctatcactagtgaaccacccctagtccccttattGCAATAGATAGATGGAAGGAACCGAACGATattggaaaataataaaataaaagtgtAGCCAACATACCTTACGGGCGTCACTTTCTTCTAGCTTTTCTAACATCTTTGGACCATGTGAAAAAAAACCACGTCCTAGAGGACTATATGCAACAATCCCTATCCCAAGTTCTCTGAAAGAGTATGATAAACACAAAGAACTTTGGAAGTTTGGATACTTCATGATTTATAACATCCTAAAAAGAAGAAGAGGAAAGACGATATTAGACCTGCAAGTGGGAATAATTTCTTCTTCAACATCTCTTGACTGCAAGGACCATTCCATTTGTACAGCAGTAATTGGATGAACAGCGTGTGCTCTTCTAATGGTCGATGCTGATGCTTCTGATAATCCAACATATTTAATTTTACCTTCTTCGACCAACTTCTTTAGTTCACCCAtctattaaaaaaacaaaacatcaAAATCCAGCCGAAATTGTACGCCAAACGCATATATTCCACCTCTAAATAAAATACATTGACTAAAACAATACAATACAATCATGTTTATTAAATTTTAAAGTAAAATAACACGGACGAAAACACTGATATATACATCTATCTAACAAAAGCAAGGATCATGTAAAACTAACCGTGATTTCGATTGGCACACTAGTATCAATCCTGTGCTGATAATAGAGATCGATGCAATCGACGCCAAGTCGCTCGAGGCTAGCCTCACAAGCAGCCCTCACATAGGCGGGATCTCCTTGGACCTGCCACGAACCGTCGAGTTTGATCCCAAATTTGGTAGCGAGCTGCACCTTGTCCCTCATCCCCCCTTTCAAGGCCTTTCCGAGAAGGATTTCGTTGGTTTTGGGGCCGTAGACATCGGATGTGTCGAGGAGGGTAACACCAGCGTTAATGGCGTGGTGGATGAGCTTGATCATGTCGGGTTCAGGTTTAGGCGCCCCGTAGAGATCGGACATGCCCATGCAGCCTAAACCCAGAGCTGAGACCTCTAAACCCTGTGAACCCAAATGCCTTCTTGGTACTCTGCTTGCCATTTTcgatataactttgttttaaatttaaTTTCTTCTTGTACGTATTGATTGAATGATGAAATGAAGGCATGATTCAATCCTATATATAGCAATAGGAGTGGGTACCAAGTAGAATTAATTCCTATGAGACGTCAGCGTCTACGTATGGCGGCTCACAATAGTTCCAAGGTGTGCGAATGAAGAATATGCTTTATTCGTAGAGGCGTTTTTGTCTCTTTTTTGATGGGAGTTGAGTTGatttagaaaaataaataaattaatacgTAACACTATACttgtaacaaaaaaaaatcttattttaatagataattaatACGTAACACTATACttgtaacaaaaaaaaatcttattttaataGATATGTAGATTTAGGGGCGGCTCTTATAGTGTGCGGGGAGGACTTTCGCACAAGTCCCGCGATTTTGAGGGACAcggaattttaaaaaaaaaaattcgatatatatttgttatttttttttaaattgtaaataCATACCAAATCCAATATAGAGGTCAATTATCAAATACCTTTTTATGTTTTATAATTTAACCCAAATACATTAGGTTTATTGGGCCCAACCCAATACTAAtaagattttaaaacataaaaaataataaaaacacgGAAACTGAAACGGCAATTGGATTTGAAACACCGAACGACAGAAGGAATTGCAGGGCTGCCATTGATTCATTGAACGACAACACAGAAGTGAGAAGACAGAACGAACATCGTAGTTCAGAACTCGACGGCACAGTGCGTAATTCGGTAATTGTTTCACTGTTTGAATGTTTGATTTCATATGTTCGTAATTGTTTCACTGTTTGATTTGCTGGTTGTTTTCATCATGAAGTTAAAAGGTCCGataattgttgttattgttatatGTCATCAGATTCTCTGATACTTGATGAGATTCTGGTACTTGATGATATTGTTGTGATTGTTAATTGTTTGTTAACATCAGATTATGATTATTGATTGTTGTTAGTCGGTTAAATGTTGTTAATTTTTGTgattgttaattgttgattgaacCCGTATCTTGTTAAGTGAACATCTATTATTATTTTTGGACGTTAATGGCTTCTAAATAAGCATCCGGACGACGAAAAAATCAAAAAAGGAAACGAGCGGAAGAATTGGTGAAGTCTCAAGTATATGGGCATATTTTTCGAGCTCGAAAGGGTACGTAAATTCTTAGAGACGTCACTGTGTAGATTAAACATACGCTATTTATTTTTTCTTAATTGATAATCGTCCGCTAGTAATTTTACCTATCCTATGATCACAACAGCACAACTCAGTAGGTCGAAAAACTTACCCGGGCCCACCAAAAGTGGAACTTAAATACCCGTAgccaccactagagcactagtgatggtttATGATGTGTTAGTTGTGCCTTTTTATATTGATTATATGGCTTACATGTGATTATTGATTTATACTATCTTTAGGTTGTAAACCTTTCTTCTAGGGCTTGAACCCTGGTAGGCGATAGATGCATACAGTGGTAAACTTTGGTTGATTAGGTATGCTATCTAAGGATTAAATATAAAAGGGTTTAGGAGTTTGTTAGGGTCTTTTGATTCATTGTTGGGTTGATTGATAAATCATTGGCATGTGTTACATCATCTCTAATATGTTTATGAAATTCCAAGTCATAAGGAGGTGTTAACTTGCTTTTTGGTTTAAGTTTGTTGGTTTGTGTCTATAGAGTTTAGCAATACTTTCTTTCATAGAATTTTAAGGTTGTGGCGGGGTAGTAGTCCACTTTAGCACTTCAACTTAGTAGTTGCTGGTTTTAAGTTGTAGTAAGTCTTATAGTAGCAAGGCCTTGGATTTTAGAGCGATCTAGATATCAACTCGTCTAAGTAACTCTCGCGAGAGCCTAGTTTAAAGGAACAACAGTCATAATGTAAGTTACTCTGGATAGTCATTCATTGGTCAAAAGGATTCTACATCTAGGAGATATATCTTTTTTTTCATATTTGGTTAATCTAAGCTAGTTAATAGTGCTTTTGTTTATATTACTTTTATCATTGAATTCATAATCATTAATATTTAGACTAAATATTATTGGAGGTTCAGTATGGTGTCTCAtccttatgatattgcatgtatGATAGGTGtatttgcccatatgtgtgtaGTATTGTGGTAAAAAatcatgtttataaattaaaaaccTATTTGTAAATCGAGTTTTGTGATAATGCACAAGTGATCGAAGCACGCTCATATAAGCCGTAGACGTTGTTCAAGGTTTCGTTCTTTTAGTTGTTTTCTTCAAACAACCTTTAAAATATAATGCTTTATAAAATTCAGGATTTGGTTTCAATGCGTTTTTTCTGTATCAGCGTTTCGACATTAGTTTTTTCAATTGGTGAATACTAGTGTACAGATCGTCAAAATTGAGCCTTACAAATTTTAACACCTCCGCCAAAGCACAGGTTGGATACTACAACTAGTTTATGAATATATGTAATCCATTATAGTTCATATAAAACTAGTAGGATTCCCCATGCGATGAGGCGGGAATTCGATCAGTATCGGTTCAGTTAGTCATAGTATCGACAGTTAATCACAGTACTGACACTCGCTATAGAAATCAAAAGAGAAACCCAGTCTAAAACGATATTGACAAGTGTTTTACATAgatagaaaaccataaaaacataTACCAGTATAGGTCCCTTTTAGTACTGATATGTGGTTGGTATCTCTTTTGTTCATCATGGAACCGATACCATACTAGTACTCGCTAAAGCTTATGATATCCAAAAAAATACTCTATCTTAAATACCACTCTGTTTTCAACAAAACTCATACAGCAATGACGCTAAAAAGTATTAACATAGCTACGTATTcaaatattttaaaagttattaaaaataaaaataacaaataaaatattgttaTAAATAGGAAAAAAACTTAAAAACCGTTTTATATTAATATTGATGATATTTCCACCTTAATTAGTATCTATACATTATAGTAAAGCAAAACAAACTTTGGCCACTTAGCAGTCATTTAAGCTATTAATTGCCATCTGACATTGTTATACTCATTTTTTTTGCTTTAGGAGGGAAAATATAAGGCCTTTATTCCACTTCTTTTCTCATAAATTTTATAGAAATCAGACTTTCCTTTTTGTGCAAACCATTTCCTTTTAAATGTGATTGCAAATCACAAACCCTAATATTTCCTCTATATCATCACCATAATTGCGTTTGCATATTCACTTTCCAATAACCCTAcctctaaattaaaaaaaaaatcaaccaaCAATATGTATGTTAAATcctaattttgtttgtttgaaaccTATATTCCTTTTTCTTTGACATAGGTGTTCTATACATTCATttgaacttcaaatgttgaaaTCATGTATAGATATGTATAGATACATATTTTATTAGGTTGTTGCTTTACATGAGTGTTCATTGATAATGACTGTTTTTTCATGAATGTTAATTACTAAAACCATGTGTAGTTATGtatagatatatatttttattaggTTGTTGCTTTACATGAATGTCTATCGATAGTGATCCTTTTTTTTTCATGAGTGTTAATCACCTTAATTAATTATGTATAGCTTCATTATTTGTGTTTTTTTCTTTCATTATGTTTCTACATAACTAACCAAATTGTACTTTTTGCAAAACTCACATGCTTACCCTTCTCATTACGGTTTCCATGACAATGACCATAAGAATCAATCTTGACATTTTAGTTTTCAAGCATATTAAGGGTTTGTAATATTATTTTCTTCTTTAATGTGTAGAAAATTACTTACAGGAGATATTAGAGATGTGTATTCTTTTTGAGGTATATGAATTTTCCTTTGTTATCTTTTGTAAGAGTATTTTCTTCATTGAAAAATTACTTGCAGAAGCTTGCATATGATTAGTTATTTTACACCGATTTTCAACTAGTTATTTGTTGATCCCTTAAAATTTTCAATATTAAATTACTTTAACATTTTCAATGAAAACTTCAACGTTATTTTAAATATTCAGTTATATCGTTTGATTTATTGACATTAATAATATTCTTTTAATTCACCAAATAGTAGTCAATAGTTTGTTTAAGATCATATACATTTATTTCTTTTACCAAACTTTCTATTGTTAATCTAAATAAATTAATGATTGCATAcgcattttttaaaaaataataaataattaaaaatgtttttgattattttgatgtATCATTGCTTTTTTTAGTTACAATcctttttttaaaattaattaaatatttttatttgtgatattttttactttaattttgaTATTGTGTTCTCCTTTATATAAAGTTCTTTATTGTAAATGTAATTTCGTTATAACTTTCTTAATTCAGTTTCCTTTTTTAAGTCGGCATTCCTAAGACTCCTAATAAATGCAATGACcttttaaaatataatatataattgtAGCTTATATAATTATAACTGACTTCtaaaattataatatatatttacgcattcaaattataaaataattaaagttTTTAATTATGTTCAAGAATGATAATAGTTTAAATTGCATTTTTTCTATTTAAATAAATCAATATAATAAGCATTACCTCtttgtattgttattattatttttttaataaaatcttgAATGATAACTGAAAACAATTTCCatatttaaaatgttttcataGCTTATAATTACAAATAAGATGAATAATGTATGTGATATTATCGAGAATAAAAAGAAGACACAAAGTCAAGTTACTAATACTAGACAAAGATAAAAAATATTACAAATAAGACGAATAATATGATGTACAAAGAAATATTTAGAGATTTATAGATTGTTTATATATTTGTTATTTGTGTATTGTAATTATCAATGAGGTTGGTGACCCATTAGCAAAGGCAAAAGCCTTTAGATAAACTTAGATTTGAAGGTCGTATAATTAAGACTTCAAGTCCTTCATACAACaaatataaagaaaaaaaatgtatATTGCAATTTAACTTCTTCCATATTTCATGCATTATTttgtattattatttaataaatcatgttatatattatataaagtaAAATATATTACATAAAACGACTTGTAATTTTTTTCGTGTTCCTATGTTAAGAGAAGCCACTTCGTGTTAAAGAGTAAGGGgtgttaaaatatgttaataatcGTAATACGGGAACAAATTGTGATTATAGTAGTTTGTATCTGTATCTATGTGTAATTTATTGAATCAATAGATTTATAAAAAGTATTTTCTTTATACAGTCCATGTAACACACGGTATCTTAAACTACTAACTTTATCTATAGATAATAGTTTATGCAGAAATGACTTTTTGGTGCATGCATATAATTGTGGTGGGGTAAAATGAGTGCGCAAGATAGAAAGTGTCAATTGGATCCTTTTTTTTATCAATTTGAGGGATCAAATGACTAATTAACGGTAGGGACAGCCAGACTTGGCTTTTGCAATAATAATGCTTATTATTGATAAAGACATCTAATTTTTTAACTATTTTCATCTATTAAAAATATACTAATGGATTTGATGTTCTAATAGCAAAAACAAAAGAGTGGAAGAAAGTCATCAATGCAGTATTTCAATCAACTATGTGGAACTTATGGAAGACTCGAAATGAAATGGAGTTTAAAGGTAATTATAGACTCGACAACAATATAGTGGAAAATATAATGACAGACAGCTTCATTTGGTTGAAAAGTAGGTCGAAAATTCGGAATATAGTTTGGGAGAGATGGGTGGATTTTAATATTCGAGATATAGTAAAATAAGTCGTAATAGCGGGGTGTATGTAATCTATTtcgtttttattttgttttgtttgtacTTTGGGTTTTTACAGCATATGCTGGCCCTGTTCTATTAATCATAGAATCcgaccgttcaaaaaaaaaaagtcttcagaaacaagcaagtttgaacattttgatttcaAGTTTCACAGATGACAGGATTAAAAAAGGATTAAAGAAATTTGCCTGCTAAGGAAATAAATTctgttaaaaataaaatagatcaGTAACTTTTCTTTAAATAGCAACAAAACCTTTTTCCATATAACGAGCGGGAAGCCAGATAAAATAAGAACATCAAATAAGAACATCTGAAAACATAACCAATAGAATGTTAAATGAATATCTGTCAACTATGGGTGTTGTAAAAAATCGGATCCGAAAGCGAATTTCGGATAACCGAAGATCGGATAATCCGAAATTTCAAATTCGGATATTGATTTCTTAAAAGTTCGGATAATCGGATTAATAGAGATCCGAAAACTAAATAAAATacattaaatatatattatatggGCATTATGTTTAGTTTGAAATATagtaaaattaataaataatcgGATTAGAAGTGTATTTCtgaatgatttttttttgtttcaacGTTGGAAATTTAGAAAATCGAATAttagtttagttttaatctacGCACGAAACGGATTCTCTGATTTTTCTTATAAATTTGAATATCCGTTTAAATATCTGAATTTGTATTTGGATACGGATTCACATATTAATATTCGCTAtccaaaattttcggatatcaaAAAACGGGATAATCCGATCTTAAACACCCGTACTGTCAACAGAGATGGCCTCATATAAACATTATTCTCTCTATACAAACCCGTTGTGAATTTGTTTTAGATGTATTTAGAAACAATTAAATATATACGTGTATGATTATTCGTTTAGAACAAACAATTTTGGTAATTTTGCTTAAATCATTATAACATTATCTTGAGTAAGTTACAAGCTGCCGACTTATTTATGCTTCAAGGTTAATGAGGAATCATTTTGGCTTCAAAGATATCAGACGTAAAagtttgacctttgaaaattgaAAGATCAACGAAGAGTACGGCACCCGACAAATAGATAATATTTTTTTTCTGTTATTgagaatattttttttcttttattgaaT
Above is a window of Helianthus annuus cultivar XRQ/B chromosome 14, HanXRQr2.0-SUNRISE, whole genome shotgun sequence DNA encoding:
- the LOC110908638 gene encoding probable aldo-keto reductase 4, with protein sequence MASRVPRRHLGSQGLEVSALGLGCMGMSDLYGAPKPEPDMIKLIHHAINAGVTLLDTSDVYGPKTNEILLGKALKGGMRDKVQLATKFGIKLDGSWQVQGDPAYVRAACEASLERLGVDCIDLYYQHRIDTSVPIEITMGELKKLVEEGKIKYVGLSEASASTIRRAHAVHPITAVQMEWSLQSRDVEEEIIPTCRELGIGIVAYSPLGRGFFSHGPKMLEKLEESDARKHLPRLQPENLEHNKIMYERINDLATKKGCTTSQLALAWVLHQGNDVVPIPGTTKIENFEHNIGALSVKLTPEDMAELESIASPDSIKGDRYGAGLKTYKDSETLPLSAWKA